One region of Ailuropoda melanoleuca isolate Jingjing chromosome 19, ASM200744v2, whole genome shotgun sequence genomic DNA includes:
- the RIPPLY2 gene encoding protein ripply2: protein MDTGEPSARGAGECARCHRSRRRPPPAGPDRPTRRQGADSGGSTAPALALPPACPQLLPIALRPPPAAGPRSAAGGPPGSGLSSPPRALCPPARRSAGFWRPWVDAPGYEEEGAPQHAAEAMPDGPGVTAASGKPSPYRHPVRLFWPKSKCYDYLYQEAEALLKNFPIQATISFYEDSDSEDDIEELICEN, encoded by the exons ATGGACACCGGGGAGCCCTCGGCGAGGGGAGCCGGCGAGTGCGCGCGCTGCCACcgcagccgccgccgcccgccgccCGCGGGCCCCGACCGTCCCACGCGGCGCCAGGGCGCGGACTCCGGAGGCAGCACCGCCCCCGCCCTGGCCCTGCCGCCCGCGtgtccccagctcctccccatCGCTCTCCGGCCCCCGCCCGCCGCGGGTCCGCGCTCGGCGGCGGGCGGTCCTCCCGGGTCTGGGCTCTCGTCTCCTCCGCGGGCCTTGTGCCCCCCGGCCCGCAGATCCGCAGGCTTCTGGAGACCGTGGGTCGACGCCCCAGGTTACGAGGAGGAGGGGGCGCCGCAGCACGCGGCGGAGGCG ATGCCGGACGGCCCCGGGGTGACCGCAGCCTCAGGAAAGCCTTCCCCGTACAGACACCCGGTCAG ACTATTTTGGCCAAAATCAAAGTGTTATGATTACTTATATCAAGAAGCAGAAGCTCTTCTGAAAAATTTTCCAATTCAAGccacaatttcattttatgaagattCTGATAGTGAAGATGATATTGAGGAGCTGATATGTGAAAATTAA